The segment acatattttatattgttCTTTTATTGCTAAATTagtgtttcttttattttaaaaataacctgtaatatatttataaatttagaaaCATTTAAATGgtatctaaaattttaattttaaatagacttaaaattttaaatttagaaacttgtaatatatatatattaaaaaagtaTCTTATaggttaaattaatttataaaattaaattttatattttatatacacattatttttaaaataaaagaaacaataaTTTAACAATGTTTATTACAAATTGATGTATTTTATTTATGTAAATGTGTATaattaaatcaaaaataaaatttgtatATAGTTgcactaaattatttaaattatgtatAATACCTAAATTATCCCTATTTATTTGTTATATTACTTAAAATACTCCTTTGAAAGTACAAAAACATTACGAtagctaatttaaaatttattctccACAACTaatgaaaatcatttaaaatgCTAAAACTAGATCTGTCTGAGCAAACCATGTATTCTAAAGCAATCAAATACAACAAAAACTATGGAATGGAACATTacatgaagaagaaaaaataccCTAAAGAACCGTGAAAAAGGAACTGAAATCGAATGAAGGAAATCCCTGGAATGCTGTGATTTCTTCGTCTTCAACGAAAGACCTCGAGAAAGATCATGGCGAGGAAAGCTTGTGCTTAATGAGGAAGTAAATTTGGACACTCGGAATCATCTAACAATTATGCAGAACAGCAGCCGTCTTTCTTCACAGCTGAAACATCATCCCGAGATCCGACATTGATGGTTTGTCCCTTGGGCAATGTTGTTTGATCATTCCCTCCTTCGAGCGCTTTTCGACTGATCACTTGATGTATTTGAGTTAGCACTTCAGTGAATGCATGCTCAACATTTGTAGATTCAAGGGCAGATGTTTCCATAAAGAATGTGTTTTCACTTTCGGCAAAGGCCTTAGCATCGTCAGTGGTAACGGCAAACAAGTGTCGCAGGTCGGCCTTGTTACCAATGAGCATAATCACAATGCTAGAATCTGTATGATCTCGTAGTTCCTTCAGCCATCTCTGAACATTCTCAAATGTGACCCGTCGAGTGACATCATAGACAAGCAAGGCACCAACAGCTCCTCGGTAGTATGCACTTGTAATTGCCCGGTATCTAGAAAAGAATACAACAAGGAATCAACTCTCGGAAAGCTTATAAATCTCAAACATCAATAGGTGAAACTGTATATCAGGCATTCATAACTCAAATGATCGtagaaaattatatatattacccTTTTACACCAATAACACTGCAAGCAGGGCAAGAACTAAAATCAGAATCTTGTATTGAGTTTTCATCATCAAAGAAAAGTTCAATCAAGAACTGCAATTTCATGATTTACCCTTAACTAGTTCATCGCAATGAAAATATTCCATGATCAACCAAGCAATTTATAATAAAATGTTGCACAGCCAACCAGAAATTTAGGCCCCAAGACACTTGATTCCAAGGAGAGAACACAGAGTTTCCATTTCATGCTCTACACATAATATAGATTTTTATTTATTAGAAAACGCATTAGGGCTGTCAGTGTAGAAAATGAAGTACATTTCCAATACAAAATTCAAATCAATAGAATATATGATATTATGGAACCTCACTTCGGTATATTTTCCCCAGAGAAACATCACTGGGAAAATGATCAATGCAACTCAAATGTTCTATTGAAAATATCGGAGTAAGCAACACAAGCCATCTTTTGGTGCTCATGCATGATACTCAAAGTTAAAGTACAGTAGAAGAGATGCCCTCTGAACAAGCTTGTAACGTGTTTTTCATCCAAGTCCTTCTAAAGGAAAGACAAAAGAATAAAATTATCCATAGACATACAAATGATATCCTCTTCAATATAACTATATTCTAATGATGTTTACAAATACAGTTGATGATTCGACTATGAGTTTTAAGAAAAAATGGGGTTTGTTACCACCTTTTGATTAATGGATCAAAGCAGCAACTTTTATCAATTAGACTCAAATGTCATGTTCTTTTAAATTCATCCATTAGTAAACCAACTCTGGGATTTTTGTATACAACCTACAACATGCTATTTTGCACTTCAAATTGAGTTTGCATCATGCTAATCAATAAAGTTTTCTTTCAAATACGTTTTTATCAGTATACCAATCCATAAAgggaaaaaagaagaaggaagaactacttttcaccaaataaccaaaatccaAGTCCACTTGCTTGaacattaaaaagaaaaaggaaattctGAATGCCCCTTATTCCAAAATTTTCTCGGCATCCAAACAGATAACTAAATTCCCAATACTCCCTTCACCAAACCAAGACAATAATCTAGAAGGTTTAGTTCATGATTTAGCCCTTAAATTATACTCATTTTCGTACTTTAGTATCTAAACATTTTTATCTATTCTgatacttcaattatcattttgtcACAATTTACCCAAGCATCTCTATGTCAGTAAATAAGAACGTGACATACAGCTAATGACATCATCCATTTGGGGGCCAAATtgagataaaatgatatttttgtacCAAAGTGGACAAAAAAGTTTAGGTTTCAAAATGAGAAAAAGGTATAATTCAAAAGAGAAATCAAGAATAAAGCTAATCTCGAACCACCACATTTTCCTCCAATACTTCAAATTTTCAGAAAAGAACATAGAAGAAAACAAACAAAATGAGAACTACTTGAGTATAATTTTCCTACATTTTCTCAGCTACCAAAATTCCATGCATTCTACCATCCCAATGCAGTTGCAGAAACTAGAAAACACCTCATTTTCCTCAAACCTATCAAATTCCAAAACCCCATTAACCTAAACAAAGCAATTGAGAAATAGAagtaaatcattaaaaaaaaaaagttcaaaaaaaTGTTACCTTTCTTGTCCAGCAGTGTCCCAAATCTGGGCCTTAACGATTTTATCATTGACCCGAATACTTCGGGTGGCAAATTCGACACCGATTGTGGATTTAGATTCAAGGCTAAACTCGTTTCTAGTAAATCTCGACAACAAATTGGATTTCCCGACGCCGGAATCTCCGACCAACACCACCTTAAACAAATAATCGTAGTCGTCATCCGCTCTATACGCTGCCATGTCCGGTTGCCGGGTCGGATTCTTTTAccggaatttttaaatttaaaatttgggattttaattatgaagaaattttataaaatagcAGAGATTAGTGGCATTAAagagattatttattttaaatatatattaaaagaatttttttaattttttctatttgAATTGAGATTTTAcagtttaaaaaaataatttcttgatttcgtttataaaattaaaattcacaatacgtttttaaaagtaaatatattaataattttaataaatatttaattaaaattaaatacaaaTCAATTTATAAGAAAAAAAACTCCAAAAAACTATATGCCttctatatatatttgatttttattgtggaatttttaattttaattccgtaagtgaagttaaaatattaaataataattaatatatgtgtttaattattatatgaatatataattttggattttgaaaaattgaaatgttttatatttgatatacatatattttttaaaaacaatgTATTTAAGGTAATATTAAtcacaatattaatatttttcttCAATTAATAAATTTACCTTTTgagatttatatattttaaaaatttatcttaattctaaaaatttaaatcTAATCTCAATATTTACAAGTAAGTTATaggagttaaatttattattttattaattaaattcatataaaattaaagtaaaatattaATGCAGTGActagttcaattttgaaattgaCAGAAAACATTTTACCAAATCTATTCACATGCTCATATGCATTACCTTTATGAACTTGAGAATGATAATGTTTGTACATATAAATATAAACCCTCAAATAGCATTATTTGAATTATCTTAATTTTGCAAATAATAGATTTAAATATCCATTTctcctaattttttatttttctatttattttttgatCAGGTGGTATAAGCTTGCacgcaaataataataataataataataaaatgaaccaaattaaattttatttttcttgaaatctCACATTTAGTCTGATGGAATTCATCATATGTAGTTTTAAGAATTTGCATAGATCCTTCTCATTGTGTTCCCTTAAATGAGTATAAACCTTTACAACATAATGACATTCTTCACCATACAGATGGGCTGCACAAGCTGCTTTGTATGTTACAGGCTCCAACATCCCTGTTCCAAAGCAACCAAAACTTCCAATTAATCCATCTTCCCAACCTAACTACAATCCACGGCAGTAATTCAAAGGGTGATAAAATGATAATGACAACAGTTATCTCTATCAAACTGAGATTGAAGCTTGTATGTGATCCGACATTGACAGTAAAGAATTAAGCAAAATGGTGCGTATGGATTGTATTGTTACATAATGGGAAATAAGAACGCACCTGAAGCGATTTCAGAGGCAAGCATCCGCTTGCCAAAATGTCGTTTTAACCAACATCTGCAGCGTAATCTCCAAGCTCTTCTTGAATTTACCTCGGTAAATATGCTTGGAATCCTTCTGTAATAAATAGAGCGATTTGCTTTTTGTTCACCTTCATTCCCAACGAGACATACAGACAGTCGATCCTCTTCGTATTCATATAGTTTGAGGAAGCATGAAGCAAACTCCCTCCACGTTTCGGACTCTGGAAATGTAGCTTCCACATGCAAAGCAATCATCTCCACAAGGGATTCCAGACTATAATCACCTGAAAACAACTTTAAAATCAATGTTAAAAATGCACAAGCATCTACAACCAAGCAAGAAGG is part of the Gossypium arboreum isolate Shixiya-1 chromosome 5, ASM2569848v2, whole genome shotgun sequence genome and harbors:
- the LOC108452047 gene encoding ras-related protein RABA1f-like, which produces MAAYRADDDYDYLFKVVLVGDSGVGKSNLLSRFTRNEFSLESKSTIGVEFATRSIRVNDKIVKAQIWDTAGQERYRAITSAYYRGAVGALLVYDVTRRVTFENVQRWLKELRDHTDSSIVIMLIGNKADLRHLFAVTTDDAKAFAESENTFFMETSALESTNVEHAFTEVLTQIHQVISRKALEGGNDQTTLPKGQTINVGSRDDVSAVKKDGCCSA